The following nucleotide sequence is from Catillopecten margaritatus gill symbiont.
ACAACTTTGGATGTAAATCCAACTTGATGGATTTTGATAAATCATTTCTAATATACCAAGCATTATTGCCAAATAAACTTAACCTATCATAGCCCCTGACTGTGCTACTACTACCTACAGTTTTTTTATCATTGTCATATAAAATATCTCTAGTGTGTTGCAGATGAAAATTTGAATTTAGCGAATAACTCCTATCTTGAAAATAGTATAGCAATTTACTATCAACGCTAAACTTTTTAAATTCCAAAATTGCCGAATTAATCAAATCAGACTCAGCACCAACATAATCATCGTCTCTCGCCCCAAACCAATCCACACCTTGGTAATAACTATAAGTATTGGTCAACTGCCACTGGCTTTGTAAATGAGTATGAATAAAATCAACTTGCGCTAAAGTGATTTTGTAACTGGATACATCAATCGCCCTATTGACAAAATAATTTTTAGTATTCTTATGATAAATTGAAAGCAAGGCTTGGTATTTATTATAGGGTCTTAACTAGTTAAGCGGCTCTTTTCTAAAATTATCAAGTAAGATTTTATACATATCTTGCTTACGATTATTAAATCTAAATTCACATTCTTTAAGATGATATTTAAACATTTTTTTATTCATTCCTTTAAATTTTACTAGTCTATTTTTAGCATAACCCCAAAAAGATTCGATGCCGTTAATATGAGAATTTCCTCTGGCAAATTCATTCTTACCATGATGAACACGATAATGCTTTTTATAGCCAAAATCTACTAAGCCATTATATCCACGCCATCCGTCAGAATTAATAATACTATCTGTTGATGTTTTGTCTTTTATTATGCTGTGAAGGGTTATTCTATCGCACTTTTCTATAATTTGAGTATAAACCTTATCACCTCGTTTCAATAAGCCAAATACGATTATCTTGCCCCTGGCACCTCGGCCGCGTTTCCCACGGACGCGCCGAGCACCAAAAAGCTTTCATCAACTTCAATCTGCCCCACTAGTGGGGCAGATTGAAGTTGATATTGGTCTGATAATTCAAAAATTCTTATCCTTACAAGTGTCAAAATTTTATTAACAGTGTTTAAATTTAGATTGGTTAATTGTGCTATTTGAGTAGCGCTTAAATCCACTGAAAAATATTTAATAACTTCTCTAAATTTTGCCTCTGAAAGTCTTGAACGGTTGTAATACTTATTTTTCCTTTTCATAACTAGTATTTTAAGCAATTAAAAATTGCTTAACTAGTTAAGACCCTATAATTATATACACTTTAAGTTAAACATTATATTTATAAAGTGTTATTAATTCTCTTTTTTAATTGCTTAGGATGTTTGTATAAAAATTAGTATATAATTATGACTATAACAAATAGTTATGTGTAAGAAATTTAGAGAAGGAGGCTAGTAATGGTTTCAAAAAATCAAAAAGATAAAATTTGGG
It contains:
- the shlB gene encoding Hemolysin transporter protein ShlB; protein product: MLSIYHKNTKNYFVNRAIDVSSYKITLAQVDFIHTHLQSQWQLTNTYSYYQGVDWFGARDDDYVGAESDLINSAILEFKKFSVDSKLLYYFQDRSYSLNSNFHLQHTRDILYDNDKKTVGSSSTVRGYDRLSLFGNNAWYIRNDLSKSIKLDLHPKLLKTITPFIGLDYGKVKCESDNNDNCGEIAGGAIGFQTSGNNLSTAFVWSRPLKKLRQGFKKEQLFTFNASWKF